GACCGCAAACTGCAGGAGCGCAACGTCTTGTTCAAGCCGCTGTCGCTGAATGAGGCCCCCGGCTCTCCCGCACCGGCCGCGCCAGAGGCTGCGCCTCCCACCGATCCGGCCGCGGGCACGCGCCCGAACCGTGCCGATGCTTCGGTGCCGGGGCCTGCTCCCGGCAACGCGACCCAGGAGACGCCTCCAGGCGAGCCCAAACCGGCCCCCGGCGCGGTCAAGCCCGATATGAAAGGGCAGACCGATAAGTTGTTGGATCCCAGGGTCATCAATGGCTCTCCCACCACGGGGTCGGTGCGGGTGATCATCGAATGAGCCGCCAGTTCTTGCCGGGACGTTGGGTTTCCTTGCTGGTCGCCGCAGCGACCTTGTCACTGTCGGCTTGTTCCGTCGATCTGTGGCGTCCGACCCGTGGGCGCCTGGCCCTGTCCGTCAAATGGCCCGAGCAGGCCGTCGGGTTTCGGGTGCTGGCCATTCCAGCGGGAACCGCGCGGGTGGTGGTGACCATTCGGGGCGAAGGCATCCCGGAAAAGGCCCCGATGCAGGCCATTCTGACGCCCGATCCCAAGGACAGCAGCACCCAGTTTCTGGACGTCCCGATCGGACCCAAATTTATCGACGCGACGGCCTACGATGCGGCCGATCGGCGCACGGCCTTTGCGGCGCAGGCCATCTCCGTGCTGCCCAATACGCTGGTCGAGGCGCGACTCGTGCTGCAGCCGGTGGGCACGCCGGCCCCACTTCCCGTTGCCAGCGATGTGGTGGCCACCGAACCCGCCACGACGACGGGGCCCCTGCCTTCGATCGCCCCGGCTCGCGTCCTCGACACCTTCGCCGGGGATGGCCTGGAGGGGGCGCTGGATGCCAAGGACCCGCACTCGGCTCGTTTCAAACATCCCCGTTCCCTCCATTACGACGCCAGCCGTCAGCTCCTGTTCGTGGCGGATGCCGGACATCGGCTGATTCGCGTGATTGATATGCGAACCGGGGAGGTTCGCACCGTCGCGGGGCGGGCGGCTCAGGGCTCCGAGGCGCCCTCCGGGGTGCCCCCGGCTTTGGCTGGAGCGGCTGCGGGGGTTCCTTCCGGCCTGGCGGTCGGCCCTGATGGCAGCCTCTACTACTGCGATCGCGACAACCACATGGTGCGTCGCATCGCTCAGAGCGGCCTGGTCGAAACGGTGGCGGGCACGGGCTTCATGGGTTACGTCGATGGACCGGCGGCCAGTGCGCAATTCGCCTATCCGAGCCAGCTCGTGGTCGACCCCGACGGGACCGTGTACGTCGCTGACACCTACAACAATCGGGTACGCCGGATTCAAGCGGGGCAGGTGACGACCCTGGCGGGCGAGGGAACCAATCTGGCCGCCGAAGCCAAGGGGTTGCGGCTTGCTCCGCCCAGCCTGAACTTGCCGATCGCGCTCGCGCTGTCAGCCGATCGGGCTCACCTGTATGTGGCCGAGGGCAAGGGGCGTCGGATCTCTCGGCTGGACATCGCCTCACGCCAGCTCACGCCCGTGGCAGGGTCCGGGCGACTCGGTGTCGATGGTGAGGGCGGAGACGCCCGGGGCGCCGATCTCGCCTTGCCGCTGGCGCTGGCACTGGACGCCCAGGGAGGGCTGCTGATTGCGGACGGCTGGGCGTGTTCGACCGGGCTTGAGACCTTGCTTGGGGCCTCGAGCCGGATTCTTCGTCTCGCTCCGGACGGAACCCTGCAGCGCGTGGCCGGCAACGCCTCGAAATCGGCCTATGGCTTTTCTGGTGACGGGGAAGATCCCCTTCGGGCTGAACTCAACAACCCGGCGGGTCTGGCCGTGGATGCGGGCGGCCGCATCTTCCTGGCTGATTCGTATAACCACCGCATCCGCGTGATTCGGCCGGCTCCCTTGGCCGCCTCTGAACCCTCCCCCTCCGTCTCCCCCTCGTCGGTGGCCTCCTCCAGTGCGTCGAGCCCGGCATCCCCTTCGGCTGCCATCGACCCCTCGCCGACGGCGGTGGCCCCTCAGCGCGCTGCGAGCCCTGCCTTCCCCGCTCCCCTGGCAACCGGGGACGGGGCGAAGCCTTCCCTGCCTGGGCTCTGATCCGCATGCCGAGCGGGTTTGACCGTGAAATGGCACGCGTGGTATAAAGGCTAGTCCGCAGGAATGTGGACGGGGACAGGGCTTTGGGGGAAGCAGGGGGTAAATGCTAGACGTTCAACTGGCGCTTCAAATTGCGCAAACGATCCTTTCGGTGATCCTGATCGGGGCGGTCATCCTGCACTCCGCCAAGGGGGAAGGCATTGGCGCCATCGGGGGCCAGGCCAAAATTTTTGGCAGCCAGAAAGGCGTCGAGGCAGGGCTCAATCGCTTTGCCACCGCGGTGGCCCTGCTGTGGGGCCTGGTGTCGCTGGTCCTCGCCTTCTTGTCTTACCACCGTTGAGGTGCCGTTGGCCGTCTCGGTGGGCTTGAATGGCTGAGAATTCGGGTGCCGGCTGCCGTTGGGGCGTGCCGGCCAAACAACTTTGTAGGAGCCGCTCCATGCATTCAGTTCAAATGTCCGGGCTTCTGAAATCCTGCCTCGGGGCGGCGATCGCCCTTGCGCTGGGGGCTTGTGCCGAGGAAGCGGAGGAAAAGTCCTCCACGCAAGCGCCCTCTGCGGCTCCCTCCGTGACGGCCACGAGCGTGGCGGATACGGGGCCTGCCGCGAATGCGCCCGCCGGCGACCCGGCCTTGAAGGACCCTTGCATCGAGGACATGCCGACTGGCAAATATGGCGGCTCGCTGATCGCCGGGGCCTATGAGGACCCCAAGACCTTCAATCCGACGCTGGTGACTGACTCCGTGTCGGGCCGCTTTGTCAGCTACCTGTTCGAGGCCCTCTGCGAGGAAGACCCTACAACCTACGAGGTGGAGCCAATCCTGGCCAAAAGCTGGGAGGTCAGTTCCGATGGTCTGACCTACACCTTCCACATGCGCGAGGGGGTGAAGTGGCACGACGGCAAGCCTCTGACGGCCAAGGACGTCGTGTTTACCTACATGGAGGTTCTGCGCAACGAGGAGATTCCCTGGGATTCTCGCGATGTGATCAAGATTGACGGCCAGCTACCGGATGTCAGTGCGCCCGATGCTCGGACGGTGGTGTTCAAACTGCCGAAAGCCTTCGCGCCCTTCATGCGCACGGCCTCGGGCGTGCCGATTCTGCCGGAACATGTCTTCGGCCCTTGGGTCCGTGAAAAGGGTCCTAACGGGAAGCCGCTCTCGAACTCCCAATGGGGGGTCAATGCCGATCCACGCCTGATCATCGGGAGTGGGGCCTGGATGGTCGAGAATTACCAACCGGGTCAGCGCATCGTCTTCAAACGCAACCCACACTACTTCAGGACCAACCGTCACAAGCAGCCCTTGCCCTATCTGGACCGTCTGGAGGTGCCCTTCCTCAAGAACCTCGAAACGGCGATCCTCAAGTTCAAGGCGGGTGAGACGGATGCTCAGTGGCTGCCGGGCAAAGATTTCACCTACATGAAACCGCTCGAAGCCCAGGGCAATTTCACCATCGTGAATGGGGGGCCTGACTTCCGGACCAGTTATTTTGCCTTCAATCTCAATCCCGGTAAGAACAAGGAAGGCAAGCCCTATGTCGATCCGGTCAAGCTGAAATGGTTCTCCGATCGGCGCTTCCGGCAGGCGGTTTCCTATGCCATCGATCGGGAGGCGATCATCAAGAACGTCTTCCGGGGCATGGGGGCGCAACAGAACTCCCCCATTTTTCAGAAGAGTCCGTTTTACGACCCCTCCGTGGCGTCCTATGCCCTCAACCTCGACAAGGCGCAGGCGTTGCTCGCCGAAGCTGGCTTCAAACGCGATGGCGCTGTGTTGAAAGACCCCGCAGGTCACGCGGTGGAGTTCACGTTGTTGCATCAGCTGGGTTCGAAAGACTCCGAGCTGGAAGCCAACATGATCGTGCAGGACCTCAAGAAACTGGGCATCACCATGAAGATGCAACAGGTGACGTTCAATGTTCACCTGGCGCGGACCCATGAAACCAAGGACTGGGATGCCGTGATCGGCGCCTGGGGGGCTGGCATCGAGCCTCACGGGGTCGCGCACCTCTGGACCAGTCATGGTCAGTCCCACTTCTTCAATCTGAATCCGGCCAAGGTGCCCCACCCGTCTCCCGCTTACCCGTGGGAGAAGCGCATCGACGAGCTGTTCGCAGAGGGAGCGTCCACGATCGATGAAGCCAAGCGTAAGCGCATCTACTCCGAGTTCCAGCAACTCGTGATGAACGAGCAGATCATGATTTTCTTGCCCGTGTTCAACTACACGGTCGCGGTCAGAAACTCGTTGGGCAACACCCGTCCTAATCCTTACAACCCGCTGGGTATCAGCTGGAACGCTTGGGAAATCTATCGCAAGTAGCCGCGCGCGGAACCCCGCTCCGCCAGTGCGTCGAAGACCGGAGGCAGGATGCTTCGTTATATTCTCAGGCGTTTGATCCAGATGATCCCGCTGCTGATCCTCATCTCGATGATCACGTTCGGCATCAGCAAACTCGCGCCCGGTGACCATCTGTCAGCGCGAATGGCCGACCCTTCCATGACCCGGGAACGGATCGAGGCCGAGCGCAAGCGCCTGGGGCTCGACCAGCCCGTGCCCGTTCAGTACGTGAAGTGGGCCTCTGCCTTTGCGACGGGCGATATGGGGGAGTCTTATCGGTATCGCTCCCCCGTCAGCAGTTTGATCTGGCAGCGTCTGGGCGCCACGCTGCTGCTTGGGGTGGCGGCCTTGTTGCTCACCTGGCTGTTTGCGATCCCATTGGGCATCTACGCTGCGGTGAACAAGTACTCTTTACCGGACAAGATTGCCTCCATGGTGACCTTCACGGCCTTGGGCATACCAGAGTTTTTCCTCGCCTTGTTGCTGCTGTTTCTGGCGGCCCGCACGGGTTGGTTGCCTGTCGGAGGCATGACCAGCTCCGGCTTTGCTGAGATGAGCTTGCTGGGGAAGCTGGCTGACCTGGGTGTTCACCTGGTGGTTCCCACCATCGCGGTCACGATCGGGACCATCGCCGTGCTGCAACGCCGCATGCGCGGAAACCTGCTGGATGTGCTGGCGGAGGATTACGTTCGAATGGCGCGGGCCAAGGGCCTCCCAGAGAATACGGTCATCTACAAGCACGCCGTGCGAAACGCCCTCAATCCGATGGTGACGATCCTGGGCTACGACATCGCTGGTTTGCTGTCCGGCTTCGCGTTGGTGGAAATTATGGTGGTTTGGCCCGGTCTGGGTCAGATGATGTTGGAAGCGCTTCAGTCCTACGACATGCCCCTGGCCATGGCCGGCATGATGATCGGGGCCGTGATGTTGCTGCTCGGCAATCTGCTGGCAGACGTCATGTTGGCCTGGGTCGATCCGCGCATCAAACTGGAGGCCTGAGTCATGGCGGAAGCTTCGAACAAATCGGTGTCACCTGAGGCAGGGCAAGCGCCGCGGCTCCCTTTCCGTGTGGTGGATGAACTTCCTCCGCCTGTGTCGACGCGGGAACGCATCATCCGTCGATTCTTCAAGCACCGTATGGCGGTGGCGAGCCTGGGTGTCCTGGTCTTGCTGTACCTCATGATGCTGTTTGGCCCTTTTTTGGCGCCGTATGGGGAAGCCACGGAGAATCGGGCCCGCTCCTTCATGCCTCCGACCAAGGTGT
This sequence is a window from Candidatus Sericytochromatia bacterium. Protein-coding genes within it:
- the secG gene encoding preprotein translocase subunit SecG; translation: MLDVQLALQIAQTILSVILIGAVILHSAKGEGIGAIGGQAKIFGSQKGVEAGLNRFATAVALLWGLVSLVLAFLSYHR
- a CDS encoding ABC transporter permease, producing the protein MLRYILRRLIQMIPLLILISMITFGISKLAPGDHLSARMADPSMTRERIEAERKRLGLDQPVPVQYVKWASAFATGDMGESYRYRSPVSSLIWQRLGATLLLGVAALLLTWLFAIPLGIYAAVNKYSLPDKIASMVTFTALGIPEFFLALLLLFLAARTGWLPVGGMTSSGFAEMSLLGKLADLGVHLVVPTIAVTIGTIAVLQRRMRGNLLDVLAEDYVRMARAKGLPENTVIYKHAVRNALNPMVTILGYDIAGLLSGFALVEIMVVWPGLGQMMLEALQSYDMPLAMAGMMIGAVMLLLGNLLADVMLAWVDPRIKLEA
- a CDS encoding ABC transporter substrate-binding protein translates to MHSVQMSGLLKSCLGAAIALALGACAEEAEEKSSTQAPSAAPSVTATSVADTGPAANAPAGDPALKDPCIEDMPTGKYGGSLIAGAYEDPKTFNPTLVTDSVSGRFVSYLFEALCEEDPTTYEVEPILAKSWEVSSDGLTYTFHMREGVKWHDGKPLTAKDVVFTYMEVLRNEEIPWDSRDVIKIDGQLPDVSAPDARTVVFKLPKAFAPFMRTASGVPILPEHVFGPWVREKGPNGKPLSNSQWGVNADPRLIIGSGAWMVENYQPGQRIVFKRNPHYFRTNRHKQPLPYLDRLEVPFLKNLETAILKFKAGETDAQWLPGKDFTYMKPLEAQGNFTIVNGGPDFRTSYFAFNLNPGKNKEGKPYVDPVKLKWFSDRRFRQAVSYAIDREAIIKNVFRGMGAQQNSPIFQKSPFYDPSVASYALNLDKAQALLAEAGFKRDGAVLKDPAGHAVEFTLLHQLGSKDSELEANMIVQDLKKLGITMKMQQVTFNVHLARTHETKDWDAVIGAWGAGIEPHGVAHLWTSHGQSHFFNLNPAKVPHPSPAYPWEKRIDELFAEGASTIDEAKRKRIYSEFQQLVMNEQIMIFLPVFNYTVAVRNSLGNTRPNPYNPLGISWNAWEIYRK
- a CDS encoding SMP-30/gluconolactonase/LRE family protein → MSRQFLPGRWVSLLVAAATLSLSACSVDLWRPTRGRLALSVKWPEQAVGFRVLAIPAGTARVVVTIRGEGIPEKAPMQAILTPDPKDSSTQFLDVPIGPKFIDATAYDAADRRTAFAAQAISVLPNTLVEARLVLQPVGTPAPLPVASDVVATEPATTTGPLPSIAPARVLDTFAGDGLEGALDAKDPHSARFKHPRSLHYDASRQLLFVADAGHRLIRVIDMRTGEVRTVAGRAAQGSEAPSGVPPALAGAAAGVPSGLAVGPDGSLYYCDRDNHMVRRIAQSGLVETVAGTGFMGYVDGPAASAQFAYPSQLVVDPDGTVYVADTYNNRVRRIQAGQVTTLAGEGTNLAAEAKGLRLAPPSLNLPIALALSADRAHLYVAEGKGRRISRLDIASRQLTPVAGSGRLGVDGEGGDARGADLALPLALALDAQGGLLIADGWACSTGLETLLGASSRILRLAPDGTLQRVAGNASKSAYGFSGDGEDPLRAELNNPAGLAVDAGGRIFLADSYNHRIRVIRPAPLAASEPSPSVSPSSVASSSASSPASPSAAIDPSPTAVAPQRAASPAFPAPLATGDGAKPSLPGL